Proteins encoded within one genomic window of Numenius arquata chromosome 12, bNumArq3.hap1.1, whole genome shotgun sequence:
- the LOC141471131 gene encoding zinc finger protein 707-like, which yields MSVTFEEVAIYFSPEEWAELGGWQRRLYREVMLENYQAVASLGWCPIKPEIIRTMEEEETPCVPDPPGAWRSHRTPEPAADGDVQMQKEAERVLKGLP from the exons ATGTCGGTGACGTTCGAGGAGGTGGCCATCTACTTCTCCCCCGAGGAGTGGGCCgagctggggggctggcagcggcggCTCTACCGGGAGGTGATGCTGGAGAACTACCAGGCGGTGGCCTCGCTGG GCTGGTGCCCCATCAAGCCGGAGATCATCCGCACGATGGAGGAAGAAGAGACACCGTGTGTACCAGACCCCCCTGGGGCATGGCGGAGTCACCGGACCCCTGAGCCAG CGGCAGATGGTGATGTCCAGATGCAGAAAGAGGCCGAGAGGGTCCTCAAAGGGCT ACCTTGA
- the LOC141471141 gene encoding uncharacterized protein produces the protein MSVTFEEVAIYFSPEEWAELGGWQRRLYREVMLENYQAVASLGWCPVKPEIICKMEREETPCVPDPPGAQQSYQTPEPDGDVWLQREAERVPKGLSDPTTLLPVMPEQGGRRRGGLPAKLLLARPPSATLGPKRPHFCTECGKKFRKIRDPKKLQQTHTAARPFSCRQCGRKLQVKQKLVSRQKVHGGERRFSCTECGKRFFQKHHLLIHRGVHTGEKPFACGDCGRHFRLKYHLNRHQRVHTGERPFTCPTCCKTFKDKQTLNVHQRIHTGERPFACTLCSRTFKDKDALTVHQWVHTKERPYACTYCPKAFKDKRTLNVHQRIHIGEHPFACTLCSRTFKDKDALTVHQWVHTKERPYACTYCPKAFKDKRSLTIHHRVHTGERPFACTHCPKAFKDRKTFRNHQWVHTKERPFACDSCPKAFGNKKGLNEHQRVHTMERPFACDSCSRAYKNKKALTVHLQTHTGEGPFTCARCPKVFGNKKALSDHQRVHSVERPFICPHCAVAFRSKVTLTDHLRVHTGERPFSCPHCPKAFKHRKALTIHKRVHTGERPFACDGCPMAFRDKQTLTIHQRAHTGERPYECSECNKTYVRKEGLKCHQWVHHGPQAAPEGGRSEEEEGSPSLAGRRGQRPRPSS, from the exons ATGTCGGTGACGTTCGAGGAGGTGGCCATCTACTTCTCCCCCGAGGAGTGGGCCgagctggggggctggcagcggcggCTCTACCGGGAGGTGATGCTGGAGAACTACCAGGCGGTGGCCTCGCTGG GCTGGTGCCCCGTCAAGCCGGAGATCATCTGCAAGATGGAGCGAGAAGAGACGCCGTGTGTGCCAGACCCCCCTGGGGCACAGCAGAGCTACCAGACCCCTGAGCCAG atGGTGATGTCTGGCTGCAGAGGGAGGCCGAGAGGGTCCCCAAAGGGCTGTCAGACCCCACCACCCTGCTCCCGGTGATGCCCGAGCAAGGTGGGAGGCGACGGGGAGGCCTCCCGGCCAAGCTCCTGCTGGCCCGTCCACCCTCTGCCACCCTAGGCCCGAAGAGACCCCACTTCTGCACCGAGTGTGGGAAGAAGTTCCGCAAGATCCGGGACCCGAAGAAGCTCCAGCAGACGCACACGGCGGCGCGGCCCTTCTCCTGCCGGCAGTGCGGCCGCAAGCTTCAGGTGAAGCAGAAACTGGTGTCTCGCCAGAAGGTCCACGGTGGGGAGAGGCGCTTCAGCTGCACTGAATGCGGCAAGCGCTTTTTCCAGAAGCATCACCTCCTGATCCACCGGGGCGTGCACACCGGCGAGAAGCCCTTTGCCTGCGGCGACTGCGGCCGTCACTTCAGGCTGAAGTACCACCTGAACCGCCACCAGCGGGTCCACACTGGGGAGCGCCCCTTCACCTGCCCCACCTGCTGCAAGACCTTCAAGGACAAGCAGACCCTCAATGTCCACCAACGCATCCACACCGGGGAGCGCCCCTTTGCCTGCACTCTCTGCTCCAGGACCTTCAAGGACAAGGACGCCCTCACTGTCCACCAGTGGGTTCACACCAAGGAGCGACCCTACGCCTGCACCTACTGCCCCAAGGCCTTCAAGGACAAGAGGACCCTCAATGTCCACCAACGCATCCACATCGGGGAGCACCCATTTGCCTGCACTCTCTGCTCCAGGACCTTCAAGGACAAGGACGCCCTCACCGTCCACCAGTGGGTTCACACCAAGGAGCGACCCTATGCTTGCACCTACTGCCCCAAGGCTTTCAAGGACAAGAGGAGCCTCACCATCCACCATCGGGTCCACACTGGTGAGCGCCCCTTCGCTTGCACCCACTGCCCCAAGGCCTTCAAGGACAGGAAGACCTTCAGGAACCACCAGTGGGTTCACACCAAGGAGCGCCCCTTCGCCTGTGACAGTTGCCCCAAGGCCTTTGGAAACAAGAAGGGCCTTAATGAACACCAGCGGGTCCACACCATGGAGCGTCCCTTCGCCTGCGACAGTTGCTCCAGGGCCTACAAGAACAAGAAGGCCCTCACCGTCCACCTACAGACCCACACTGGGGAGGGCCCCTTCACCTGTGCCCGTTGCCCCAAGGTCTTTGGAAACAAGAAGGCCCTCAGTGACCACCAGCGGGTCCACTCCGTGGAGCGCCCCTTCATCTGCCCCCACTGCGCGGTGGCCTTCAGGAGCAAGGTAACCCTCACCGACCACCTGCGGGTCCACACTGGGGAgcgccccttctcctgcccccattGCCCCAAGGCCTTCAAGCACAGGAAGGCCCTCACCATCCACAAGAGGGTCCACACCGGGGAACGCCCCTTTGCCTGCGACGGCTGCCCCATGGCCTTCAGAGACAAGCAGACCCTCACCATCCACCAGAGGGCCCACACGGGCGAGAGGCCTTACGAGTGCAGCGAGTGCAACAAGACCTACGTCCGCAAGGAAGGGCTGAAATGCCACCAGTGGGTGCACCACGGCCCGCAGGCAGCGCCGGAGGGTGGACgttcggaggaggaggagggtagtCCGTCCTTGGCAGGGAGACGTGGACAAAGGCCAAGGCCTTCCAGTTGA
- the LOC141471147 gene encoding LOW QUALITY PROTEIN: uncharacterized protein (The sequence of the model RefSeq protein was modified relative to this genomic sequence to represent the inferred CDS: substituted 1 base at 1 genomic stop codon): MSVMFEEVAIYFSPEEWAELGGWQRRLYREVMLENYQAVASLGWCPVKPEIIYKMKXEEALCVPDPPGARRSHRTPEPAAGDVLMQKKDEGVHKGLPGLPEQDGRWSGGLPAKLLPPQLPPSPSDPKRPHGCAKCGKSFSKIHDLKRHQQMHTVTRPFSCRQCGRRFRLKQVLLSHQKVHSGEKTFCCDDCGKHFAKKHHLLIHRRTHTGEKPFACGYCGCCFRQKYYLVTHQRVHTRERPFACPHCPMAFRDKQILTIHQWVHTGERPFSCTLCSKAFRNKKTLTRHQTVHTRERRFFCPHCPKAFRSKATLTIHQRVHTGERPFACPHCPKAFRENRGLTIHRWVHTGEKPYQCGECGKSYSRKHHLKKHQEVHGDPSAVP, translated from the exons ATGTCGGTGATGTTCGAGGAGGTGGCCATCTACTTCTCCCCCGAGGAGTGGGCCgagctggggggctggcagcggcggCTCTACCGGGAGGTGATGCTGGAGAACTACCAGGCGGTGGCCTCGCTGG GCTGGTGCCCCGTCAAGCCAGAGATCATCTACAAGATGAAGTGAGAAGAGGCACTGTGTGTGCCAGACCCCCCTGGGGCACGGCGGAGCCACCGGACTCCTGAGCCAG cagctggtgatgTACTGATGCAGAAGAAGGATGAGGGGGTCCACAAGGGGCTCCCTGGGCTGCCTGAGCAGGACGGGAGGTGGTCGGGGGGCCTCCCGGCCAAGCTACTgccaccccagctcccccccagcccctcagaccCCAAGAGACCCCACGGCTGCGCCAAGTGTGGGAAGAGCTTCAGCAAGATCCATGACCTGAAGAGGCACCAGCAGATGCACACGGTGACGCGGCCCTTCTCCTGCCGGCAGTGCGGCCGCCGCTTTCGGCTGAAGCAGGTCCTGCTGTCTCACCAGAAGGTCCACAGTGGGGAGAAGACCTTCTGCTGCGACGACTGTGGCAAGCACTTTGCTAAGAAGCACCATCTCCTGATCCATCGGCGCACACACACTGGTGAGAAGCCCTTTGCCTGTGGCTACTGCGGCTGTTGCTTCAGGCAGAAGTACTACCTGGTCACCCACCAGCGGGTCCACACAAGGGAGCGCCCCTTCgcctgcccccactgccccatggCCTTCAGGGACAAACAGATCCTCACCATCCACCAGTGGGTCCACACCGGGGAGCGCCCCTTCTCCTGCACTCTCTGCTCCAAAGCCTTCAGGAACAAGAAGACCCTCACCAGACACCAGACTGTCCACACCAGGGAGCGCCGCTTCTTctgcccccactgccccaagGCCTTCAGGAGCAAGGCGACCCTCACCATCCACCAGCGGGTCCACACCGGGGAGCGCCCCTTCgcctgcccccactgccccaagGCCTTCAGGGAGAATAGGGGCCTCACCATCCACCGGTGGGTCCACACCGGTGAGAAGCCCTACCAGTGCGGTGAGTGCGGCAAGAGCTACAGCCGAAAGCACCATCTGAAGAAACATCAAGAGGTTCACGGGGACCCCTCAGCCGTTCCGTAG